From one Humulus lupulus chromosome 8, drHumLupu1.1, whole genome shotgun sequence genomic stretch:
- the LOC133798569 gene encoding patatin-like protein 6 has protein sequence MATNLSEMHEPSIDTDKLSYEIFSILESKFLFGYDDQKLWVPKQIAPAATAMDHTKLEAVPQSVGPDNGISAIKNQRGKICILSIDGGGMRGILSGKALAYLEHALKVKSGNPDARIADYFDVAAGAGVGGIFTAMLFATRDQSRPISKADDTWRFLAEQGKRFYTSSSSSSATGGKLLRRIIRGSGCGSTGSATAGLEKSMKDIFVEKNRRSLTLKDTLKPVLIPCYDLSSTAPFLFSRADALETDSFDFQLWEVCRATSAEPGRFDPVQMRSVDGQTRCLAVDGGLAMSNPTAAAITHVLHNKQEFPFVRGVEDILVLSIGTGQLMEVSFENEQVKKWKAKDWARPTARIASDGSADLVDQAVSMAFGQSRSSNYVRIQANGSSLGRCGANVDKDSSPSNVNMLLGLAEEMLKQKNVESVLFGGKRIDEQSNFEKLDWFAGELVLEHQRRSCRIAPTVAFKQATPKAT, from the exons ATGGCTACAAACCTATCAGAAATGCATGAACCTAGTATTGACACTGATAAGCTCAGCTACGAGATCTTTTCGATTTTGGAGAGCAAGTTCCTCTTCGGCTATGATGATCAGAAGTTATGGGTTCCCAAGCAGATCGCTCCCGCAGCCACCGCCATGGACCACACGAAACTTGAAGCTGTGCCGCAGAGTGTTGGCCCTGATAATGGCATCTCGGCCATCAAGAACCAGAGAGGCAAAATCTGCATACTCAGCATCGATGGCGGAGGCATGAGAGGGATTCTCTCCGGGAAAGCATTGGCCTACTTAGAGCACGCGCTCAAGGTCAAATCGGGGAATCCAGACGCCAGAATCGCCGATTACTTCGACGTGGCAGCCGGGGCCGGTGTCGGAGGGATTTTCACGGCGATGCTCTTCGCTACCAGAGACCAGAGCCGCCCGATTTCCAAAGCCGATGATACTTGGAGGTTTTTGGCCGAGCAGGGTAAGAGATTCTACACTTCTTCTTCGTCGAGCTCCGCCACTGGTGGAAAACTTCTCCGGCGAATCATCAGAGGCAGCGGCTGCGGCTCGACTGGCTCGGCCACCGCAGGGTTAGAGAAATCGATGAAAGATATTTTCGTCGAGAAAAATCGGAGGAGCCTAACTCTGAAAGACACGTTGAAGCCGGTGTTGATACCTTGCTACGATCTGTCAAGTACGGCGCCGTTTCTGTTCTCACGCGCTGACGCGCTTGAGACTGACAGCTTCGACTTCCAGCTCTGGGAGGTATGCCGAGCGACTTCGGCCGAGCCAGGTCGGTTCGACCCTGTTCAAATGCGCTCTGTAGATGGCCAAACTCGGTGCCTGGCGGTTGACGGCGGCTTGGCGATGAGCAACCCGACGGCGGCGGCCATAACGCACGTGCTACACAACAAGCAGGAGTTCCCATTCGTGCGAGGGGTGGAGGACATCTTGGTACTTTCAATTGGAACGGGCCAGCTCATGGAAGTAAGTTTCGAGAACGAACAGGTCAAGAAGTGGAAGGCCAAGGATTGGGCCCGTCCCACGGCCCGTATTGCCAGCGACGGCTCCGCTGACTTAGTTGACCAGGCCGTCTCCATGGCCTTCGGTCAATCCCGGAGTAGTAACTACGTCCGCATTCAG GCTAACGGGTCAAGTTTGGGGCGGTGCGGGGCAAATGTTGATAAAGACTCAAGTCCTAGCAATGTAAATATGCTCCTTGGATTAGCAGAAGAGATGCTTAAACAGAAGAATGTTGAATCAGTCCTTTTTGGCGGTAAGAGGATCGATGAACAGAGCAATTTTGAGAAGTTGGACTGGTTTGCTGGGGAACTAGTGTTGGAGCATCAGAGGAGGAGTTGCAGAATAGCTCCCACTGTCGCTTTCAAGCAAGCTACACCTAAAGCAACATAg